In the Methylomonas rhizoryzae genome, one interval contains:
- the grxC gene encoding glutaredoxin 3 — MRSEIVIYTGRLCPYCTMAKRLFERKGVSYTEIDVDSKPGLREELMEKTRRRTVPQIFIGEFHVGGFDDLQAMDTRKELDPLLNLG; from the coding sequence ATGAGGTCAGAGATTGTTATTTACACGGGTCGCCTGTGCCCTTATTGCACCATGGCTAAACGTCTTTTCGAACGCAAGGGCGTAAGCTATACCGAAATCGACGTCGATTCCAAACCGGGATTGCGCGAGGAACTGATGGAAAAAACCCGGCGCAGAACCGTACCGCAAATCTTTATCGGCGAATTCCACGTCGGCGGCTTCGACGACTTGCAGGCCATGGATACGCGTAAAGAATTGGACCCCTTGCTGAACCTTGGCTAA
- a CDS encoding PilZ domain-containing protein → MFQERKEYRKNFNAVGELNIGGETLRFNCYDVSVKGAMIELQRGKLLENLEDFEALLLEDDRAEIFVEELMLAGEVKVVWVREDRGRILMGLEFESVVHNAEKLWIKRRGYRKTEPFTAELYIGKDRLHVEGINRSARGLCVKLTVQHPGIKPNAPVKLQINEFGMSALGKVIWVNNQGDFTLVGLQIVEIP, encoded by the coding sequence ATGTTCCAGGAAAGAAAAGAATACAGAAAAAATTTTAATGCCGTGGGCGAATTGAATATCGGCGGCGAAACCTTGCGGTTTAATTGTTACGACGTTTCGGTCAAAGGCGCGATGATTGAATTACAACGCGGCAAACTTTTGGAGAATCTGGAGGATTTTGAAGCATTGCTGTTGGAAGACGATAGGGCGGAAATATTTGTCGAAGAGTTGATGTTGGCCGGCGAGGTTAAAGTAGTGTGGGTGCGCGAAGACCGCGGCAGAATTTTGATGGGTTTGGAATTTGAGAGTGTCGTTCACAACGCCGAAAAATTGTGGATCAAGCGCCGGGGGTATCGCAAAACCGAGCCGTTTACAGCGGAGCTTTACATTGGTAAAGACCGGCTGCACGTCGAAGGCATCAATCGCTCGGCCAGAGGTTTATGCGTCAAATTGACCGTGCAGCACCCGGGGATTAAACCGAATGCGCCGGTCAAATTGCAGATTAACGAGTTCGGTATGTCGGCTTTAGGCAAGGTGATTTGGGTCAATAATCAAGGTGACTTTACCTTGGTCGGTTTGCAAATCGTCGAAATTCCTTGA
- the ribD gene encoding bifunctional diaminohydroxyphosphoribosylaminopyrimidine deaminase/5-amino-6-(5-phosphoribosylamino)uracil reductase RibD, with protein sequence MSAAADAIFMARAIRLAANAWYTTDPNPRVGCVLVKDGEVVAEGWHVRAGQAHAEVDALAKLAHPDQAVGATAYVSLEPCSHQGRTGPCCDALIAAGVSRVVAAMQDPNPLVAGRGLAKLQAAGVQVECGLLQAEAERLNRGFIKRMVKGLPYIRSKLAMSLDGRTALANGQSQWISSAESRSDVQRFRAESSAILTGIDTVLADDPSLNARVDFDCIQPVRVVLDSKLRMPLTARMLNLPGETWVITCTDDAPKRQALEAVGCTVQQVAAQAGRVDLQQAFAWLAGRQINTVWVEAGAILNGALLATDLVDEWLVYVAPCALGDQARGVFAFPALQNLSDRQSFNFAQVRQVGPDLRLTLTR encoded by the coding sequence ATGAGTGCGGCGGCGGACGCGATTTTTATGGCGCGGGCTATTCGGTTGGCTGCAAACGCTTGGTATACCACCGATCCGAATCCGCGGGTCGGCTGCGTTTTGGTCAAAGACGGAGAGGTTGTGGCGGAAGGTTGGCACGTCAGAGCCGGACAGGCGCATGCCGAAGTCGATGCCTTGGCGAAGCTGGCGCATCCGGATCAGGCGGTCGGCGCTACGGCCTACGTCAGCTTGGAGCCCTGCAGCCATCAAGGCCGCACCGGACCTTGCTGCGACGCCTTGATTGCGGCCGGCGTGAGCCGGGTAGTCGCCGCGATGCAAGATCCCAATCCGCTGGTGGCCGGCCGCGGCTTGGCTAAATTGCAAGCGGCGGGCGTGCAGGTCGAATGCGGTTTATTGCAAGCCGAAGCCGAGCGCTTGAATCGGGGGTTTATCAAACGCATGGTCAAGGGTTTGCCTTATATACGCAGCAAGTTGGCGATGAGTCTGGACGGCCGCACCGCGTTGGCGAACGGCCAAAGCCAATGGATAAGCTCGGCCGAGTCGCGATCTGACGTGCAACGCTTCCGTGCCGAAAGCAGCGCTATTCTGACCGGCATAGACACGGTATTGGCGGACGATCCGTCTTTGAATGCCAGGGTCGATTTCGATTGCATACAACCGGTACGCGTCGTGTTGGATTCCAAATTGCGGATGCCGTTGACCGCCAGAATGCTGAATCTGCCGGGAGAGACCTGGGTAATAACCTGCACCGACGATGCGCCCAAGCGCCAAGCGTTAGAAGCCGTGGGCTGTACGGTACAGCAGGTCGCGGCACAGGCGGGACGGGTCGATCTGCAGCAAGCCTTCGCGTGGTTGGCCGGGCGGCAAATCAATACCGTCTGGGTGGAAGCGGGAGCCATATTAAATGGCGCTTTGCTGGCGACCGATTTGGTGGACGAGTGGTTAGTCTACGTCGCACCGTGCGCATTGGGCGACCAAGCCAGAGGGGTGTTTGCTTTTCCGGCCTTGCAAAACCTTTCCGATCGCCAGTCTTTTAACTTCGCTCAAGTCAGGCAAGTCGGGCCGGATTTACGCCTGACCCTGACTCGATGA
- a CDS encoding mechanosensitive ion channel domain-containing protein yields MKYSLFVISLLVCWLGLAANAQLAYAGTQKSLNVLVLPEIEQRIQSVKDKQNLAEDVKNRVISAYQESADNLREIKNQEQQAEAYKRAIKELPLQTKRLQAEIAEAERNLTNGKSERFSDLPSDELEQHLIILKSRLSDLDAEIAQNDTAISDLTNGPQRTREKIADIKAKQLGIQQELQTLAGGQGASLIEMEARQVQLDTRANLLNNTQKALELENIINPMRLQLQKDQRHLLGIKREQLALSIDALDNSLLERRQAEISKEQAVLAQAEKDAEGKHPLIKAATKINIAYNQNLREVNDDIEKYLAKKSDLESRYNEVQQDYKSAEQKISLAGLSPALGNLLREQRRSLPERKRYSALNDMIQQEISRSSLEMFKLEDEKKALVDVNQTLADALAANVPPDTSPGEVLRIRAELRMLLNDRKDLIGRLAIAYAAYARVLGDVDFTLQQLLNAADSFGSYLDQRLLWVPSAPVIGKDYLNNMFHALIGLLSPSAWLSVGNIFLQGLGSNPLVCLPALAVVGLNLRFRKSVKARLAGLLNKTGASRYLMGFGHTLDGIACLLLLSLSAPLLMLWAGWTLNLAKGGDDLSRALASGLTAAALSLGMVQFFYRLFKPDSVAELLFHWKARTTNLLYRQFKWARFVIIPCIFLIGMSGNNAYSEYSHALGRSAQIVLMLTLSFVLHCLTHPVTGVAKNYFETSDNWISRLRYVWYAAIVLLPWVVIGFSAAGYYQSALELQQKLISTLRLVFVVALIHALVTRWLTVTKRELALQSARQKRKQAEQQAGQAVGDEGAAFVADEATPDLSKIQQQSNKLLSTLIVVMLAVGCWMIWSSILPALSVFDQVVLWEHLEVLDGKEVVQAVTLINLLAALLYMGLTVILVGNFPALVDLLLVGRFDMTAGSRYALIQLGRYLWVSIAFLAVANELGGSWTQVQWLVAALGVGLGFGLQEIFANLVSGIILLFERPIRVGDVVTVGEVTGRVSRIQMRATHIIDWDLKELVVPNKNIITDRLVNWTLSDTMTRLEINIGVAYGTDIEQVETLLRQVVGSVEKVLKEPEPVIVFAGFGESSVDFRIFAYVRELSDRLPTTNALYKGIYKALQQHSIEIPFPQRDIHVRSVAPGILGQ; encoded by the coding sequence ATGAAATATTCGCTTTTTGTCATAAGTTTACTGGTTTGTTGGTTGGGATTGGCCGCAAATGCGCAGTTGGCTTATGCCGGCACGCAAAAGTCGCTGAACGTTTTAGTGTTGCCGGAAATAGAGCAGCGGATCCAATCGGTTAAAGATAAGCAAAATTTAGCCGAGGACGTGAAAAATCGGGTGATAAGCGCTTATCAGGAAAGCGCGGACAATCTTAGGGAAATCAAAAATCAAGAACAGCAGGCCGAGGCGTATAAACGGGCGATTAAGGAACTGCCCCTGCAAACCAAGCGCCTGCAAGCCGAAATTGCCGAAGCGGAGCGCAATCTGACCAACGGTAAAAGCGAAAGGTTTAGCGATTTGCCGAGCGACGAATTGGAGCAGCACCTGATTATTTTGAAGTCGCGTTTGAGCGATTTAGACGCGGAAATTGCGCAAAACGACACCGCGATCAGCGATCTTACCAACGGGCCGCAACGCACCCGAGAAAAAATCGCCGACATTAAAGCCAAACAATTAGGCATACAGCAAGAATTGCAGACCTTGGCCGGCGGCCAGGGCGCGAGCCTGATCGAAATGGAAGCCAGGCAGGTTCAGTTGGACACTCGAGCCAATTTGTTAAACAACACGCAAAAGGCCTTGGAATTGGAAAACATCATCAATCCGATGCGTTTGCAACTGCAAAAAGATCAGCGGCATCTGTTGGGCATTAAACGCGAACAACTGGCGCTATCTATCGATGCTTTGGACAACAGTTTGTTGGAGCGTCGGCAAGCGGAAATCAGTAAGGAACAAGCGGTTCTGGCGCAGGCGGAAAAAGACGCCGAGGGCAAGCACCCTTTGATCAAGGCAGCCACCAAAATCAATATTGCGTACAACCAAAATCTCAGGGAAGTTAACGACGACATCGAAAAATACTTGGCAAAAAAGAGCGATCTGGAAAGCCGTTACAACGAAGTTCAGCAGGATTACAAGAGCGCGGAACAGAAAATCAGCTTGGCCGGTTTGAGTCCGGCGTTGGGCAATTTGTTGAGAGAGCAACGCCGCAGTCTGCCGGAACGCAAGCGCTACAGTGCGTTGAACGACATGATTCAGCAGGAGATTTCCCGCTCCAGTTTGGAAATGTTCAAATTGGAAGACGAAAAGAAGGCCTTGGTCGATGTGAACCAAACCTTGGCGGATGCCTTGGCGGCCAATGTGCCGCCGGATACCTCGCCCGGCGAGGTGCTACGCATTCGAGCCGAATTGCGTATGTTGCTGAACGATAGAAAGGATTTGATCGGGCGTTTGGCCATTGCGTATGCCGCTTATGCCCGGGTGTTGGGCGACGTGGATTTCACCTTGCAACAACTATTGAATGCCGCCGATAGTTTCGGCAGCTACCTGGATCAACGCTTGTTATGGGTGCCCAGCGCGCCGGTGATCGGCAAAGATTATCTAAACAACATGTTTCATGCGCTGATAGGTTTGTTGAGTCCCAGCGCATGGTTGTCGGTCGGCAATATTTTTTTGCAAGGACTCGGCAGCAACCCGTTGGTTTGCTTGCCCGCGTTAGCCGTTGTCGGTTTGAATTTGCGGTTTCGCAAGTCGGTAAAAGCCCGCTTAGCCGGCTTGCTGAACAAAACCGGCGCCAGCCGTTATTTGATGGGGTTCGGGCATACCTTGGACGGCATAGCCTGCTTGCTGCTATTGTCGCTGTCCGCGCCGCTGTTGATGTTGTGGGCAGGCTGGACCTTGAATCTAGCCAAGGGCGGCGACGATTTAAGCCGCGCATTGGCCTCAGGCTTGACTGCCGCAGCGCTGTCTCTGGGCATGGTGCAGTTTTTTTATCGGCTGTTCAAGCCGGATAGCGTGGCCGAACTGCTGTTTCACTGGAAAGCCCGAACCACTAATTTGCTATACCGACAGTTTAAATGGGCGCGCTTCGTGATCATACCGTGCATCTTTCTGATCGGCATGTCGGGCAACAACGCCTATTCGGAATACAGCCACGCGTTAGGCCGCAGCGCACAAATCGTGTTGATGCTGACCCTGTCGTTCGTGTTGCATTGCTTAACCCATCCCGTCACCGGTGTGGCGAAAAACTATTTCGAAACCTCTGACAACTGGATCAGCCGGTTGCGCTATGTCTGGTATGCGGCGATCGTGTTGTTGCCATGGGTGGTGATAGGCTTCAGCGCGGCCGGCTATTACCAAAGTGCCTTGGAGTTGCAGCAAAAGCTGATAAGCACGCTGCGTTTGGTATTCGTCGTGGCATTGATACACGCCTTGGTGACCCGTTGGCTGACGGTCACTAAACGCGAATTGGCCTTACAAAGCGCCCGGCAAAAGCGCAAACAGGCCGAACAACAAGCCGGTCAGGCTGTCGGTGACGAAGGCGCAGCCTTCGTGGCGGACGAAGCGACCCCTGACTTATCCAAAATACAACAGCAAAGCAACAAGTTGCTGTCGACGTTAATTGTGGTGATGCTGGCGGTCGGATGCTGGATGATTTGGAGCTCCATTCTGCCGGCCCTGTCGGTGTTCGACCAAGTGGTGCTTTGGGAACATCTGGAAGTTCTGGATGGTAAAGAGGTCGTGCAAGCCGTGACGCTGATAAATCTGTTGGCGGCCTTGTTGTATATGGGTTTGACGGTGATTTTGGTCGGCAACTTTCCGGCCTTGGTCGATTTGTTGCTGGTCGGCCGCTTCGATATGACGGCCGGCAGCCGCTATGCGCTGATTCAATTGGGACGTTATTTGTGGGTGAGCATTGCGTTCTTGGCGGTCGCCAACGAACTTGGCGGCAGTTGGACGCAAGTACAATGGCTGGTAGCGGCCTTGGGCGTCGGTTTGGGGTTCGGTTTGCAGGAAATCTTCGCTAATTTGGTGTCCGGCATCATTTTATTGTTCGAACGACCGATTCGGGTCGGCGACGTAGTGACGGTCGGAGAGGTTACCGGCCGCGTCAGCCGTATTCAAATGCGCGCGACCCACATCATCGATTGGGATTTAAAAGAACTGGTAGTGCCCAACAAAAACATCATTACCGACCGTTTGGTCAATTGGACTTTAAGCGACACCATGACCCGCTTGGAAATCAACATCGGTGTAGCCTATGGAACCGACATAGAACAGGTCGAAACGCTCTTGCGTCAAGTGGTGGGCTCTGTAGAAAAAGTGTTGAAAGAACCGGAGCCTGTGATTGTGTTTGCCGGCTTCGGCGAAAGTTCGGTTGACTTCAGAATCTTCGCCTATGTGCGGGAATTGAGCGATCGATTGCCGACCACCAATGCGTTGTATAAGGGTATATACAAGGCTCTGCAGCAGCATAGCATCGAAATTCCGTTCCCGCAGCGCGACATCCACGTTCGCTCGGTCGCACCGGGTATATTGGGGCAATAA
- a CDS encoding class II aldolase/adducin family protein, which translates to MNLVQPVDEPEGVIKYQLTHRHANIPYDFDVAGLNGWRSLLFKLGLIGQSPDKYQGLGYGNISLRLQAERQAFIVTGTQTGHLPYLYPKHFAIVEAAEPRKNSILARGPCKPSSEALTHASIYLNSAAQAVIHGHCPEIWRHCRALGLAATDENIPYGSVQMADAVAALIDRMRDQNTTVFCMLGHLDGVVSYGDSLAEAATALLIQLARALAIEIPASSE; encoded by the coding sequence ATGAATTTAGTGCAGCCCGTTGACGAGCCGGAAGGCGTTATCAAGTACCAGCTCACCCATCGCCATGCCAACATACCCTACGATTTCGACGTAGCCGGTTTAAACGGCTGGCGTAGTCTATTGTTTAAGCTGGGTTTGATCGGACAAAGCCCGGACAAGTACCAAGGCCTCGGATACGGCAACATCAGTTTGCGCCTGCAAGCCGAACGGCAGGCGTTTATCGTTACCGGTACGCAAACCGGACACTTGCCGTATCTATATCCCAAGCATTTTGCCATTGTTGAGGCAGCGGAACCACGGAAAAATTCAATCCTCGCGCGCGGCCCCTGCAAGCCGTCTTCGGAAGCATTAACCCATGCTAGCATTTATCTTAATTCTGCTGCCCAAGCAGTCATCCATGGGCATTGCCCGGAAATATGGCGGCATTGCCGGGCTTTAGGTCTAGCCGCCACAGATGAAAACATCCCGTACGGTAGCGTGCAGATGGCGGATGCGGTTGCCGCTTTAATCGACAGGATGAGAGATCAAAACACTACGGTATTTTGCATGCTCGGCCACTTGGACGGTGTGGTAAGCTACGGCGACAGCCTAGCGGAAGCGGCTACGGCCTTGTTAATTCAATTGGCCCGCGCGTTAGCTATTGAGATTCCCGCTTCCTCTGAGTAG
- the nrdR gene encoding transcriptional regulator NrdR: MRCPFCSAQDTRVVDTRLADDGDQVKRRRECVVCKERFTTFEVVELALPRIIKRNGARVAFDEAKLRAGMQKALEKRPVKVDAIESAISRIKKALMSRGEREIPAMELGELVMKELADLDHVAFVRFASVYRSFQDVSEFTDMIASLQKS; this comes from the coding sequence ATGCGTTGCCCTTTTTGTTCAGCTCAGGATACGCGGGTTGTCGATACCCGCTTGGCCGACGACGGCGATCAAGTCAAACGCCGCCGCGAGTGCGTCGTCTGTAAGGAACGCTTCACCACCTTCGAAGTGGTCGAACTGGCCTTGCCGCGCATCATCAAACGCAATGGCGCTCGGGTGGCTTTCGACGAAGCCAAGTTACGCGCCGGCATGCAGAAAGCGTTGGAAAAACGCCCGGTAAAGGTCGATGCGATAGAATCGGCGATCAGCAGAATCAAAAAAGCCTTAATGAGCCGCGGAGAGCGGGAGATTCCGGCTATGGAGCTCGGCGAATTGGTGATGAAAGAATTGGCCGATTTGGATCATGTGGCTTTTGTGCGTTTCGCCTCGGTATACCGTAGTTTTCAGGACGTCAGCGAATTTACCGACATGATTGCCAGCCTGCAAAAATCATGA